The following proteins are co-located in the Zavarzinella sp. genome:
- a CDS encoding HAMP domain-containing sensor histidine kinase, whose product MSDPSPNTWMQLLHRLLHEGDNWPTIGECFQEIAASFQLPQVGVYWPEQDPACSYPELPKEGATFEYPFTFRNQPGVFWATGKVTEQQKDWLKLVAGAIPHVVCVQRLLETPAIHSVALDRLKSMARITGRIAHDIDNTFQAIYGHLYLLFENLDEKHPAYGDANDAFAATQRGINFTKRLHQFSQAARTTPSPCTPQAIMLKLVEDYQQSHPNVQIHTDLPNSMPVVMMDQSHIRLVVGDLLLNALEANGVSEVKLGVELTELSPTEVDYWNGDVKPGTYLQVTVADNGLGIMQEIYPNLLKELINSSKLGHHGLGLLIIALVMRMHRGGIRIHTTPNGTTIRVLLPMYRQNVANNYVKQRKGEQTT is encoded by the coding sequence GTGAGCGATCCTTCTCCGAACACATGGATGCAATTGCTGCACCGCCTATTGCACGAAGGGGACAACTGGCCTACGATCGGCGAGTGTTTCCAGGAGATCGCAGCAAGCTTCCAACTGCCCCAGGTGGGGGTATACTGGCCGGAACAGGATCCCGCCTGTTCCTACCCGGAACTGCCCAAAGAAGGTGCCACCTTCGAATATCCGTTTACCTTCCGGAACCAGCCGGGCGTATTCTGGGCAACAGGAAAGGTCACCGAACAGCAGAAAGACTGGCTGAAGCTGGTCGCAGGTGCCATTCCGCACGTGGTGTGTGTGCAACGATTGCTGGAAACACCAGCAATCCATTCTGTGGCACTGGACCGCCTGAAAAGCATGGCCAGAATTACTGGTCGCATTGCCCACGATATTGATAATACGTTTCAGGCGATTTACGGTCATTTGTATCTGTTGTTTGAGAATCTGGACGAAAAACACCCCGCCTATGGTGATGCCAACGATGCCTTTGCAGCCACCCAGCGTGGGATTAATTTTACCAAACGCCTGCACCAGTTCAGTCAGGCGGCACGCACCACGCCATCGCCGTGCACCCCACAGGCAATCATGCTGAAGCTGGTGGAAGATTACCAGCAAAGCCACCCGAATGTACAGATTCACACCGACCTGCCGAATTCGATGCCGGTGGTGATGATGGATCAGTCCCACATTCGGCTGGTGGTGGGGGATTTATTGCTGAATGCACTGGAAGCGAATGGGGTTTCGGAAGTGAAACTGGGCGTGGAACTGACCGAATTATCGCCCACCGAAGTGGATTACTGGAATGGCGATGTGAAACCTGGCACGTATCTGCAGGTAACCGTCGCCGATAACGGGCTTGGGATTATGCAGGAAATCTATCCCAATCTGCTCAAAGAACTGATTAACAGCAGCAAACTCGGCCACCACGGCCTCGGTTTGTTAATTATTGCTCTGGTGATGCGTATGCACCGTGGTGGGATTAGGATACATACCACTCCCAATGGAACAACAATACGCGTGTTATTGCCAATGTATCGGCAGAATGTCGCCAACAACTATGTGAAGCAACGGAAAGGAGAACAGACAACATGA
- the acnA gene encoding aconitate hydratase AcnA, producing the protein MSNSFGTQSTLMVDGKSYTIYRLAEIENRFPQAKKLPYSLKILLENLLRTENGLSVMAGDIEALCNWDPKAEPDKEIAFSPARVLLQDFTGVPAIVDLAAMRDAMKNLGGDPAKINPLIPCELVIDHSVQVDDFGTNTSFENNTRLEYERNQERYTFLRWGQNAFNNFKVVPPETGIVHQVNLEYLARVAFVDGGTTPKVYPDTLVGTDSHTTMINGVGVLGWGVGGIEAEAAMLGQPVTMLIPQVVGFKLIGKLKEGATATDLVLTVTQMLRAKGVVGKFVEFFGAGLSQLPLADRATIANMAPEYGATCGIFPVDEETLRYLHTTGRPEGLLKLVEAYYREQGLFHTPDSPEATYSDVLELDLATVVPSLAGPARPQDRVALTAVPESFSKALPKLKEAAMAAKPTLAMADNGPTTQVHIAPGNLKDGSVVIAAITSCTNTSNPYVMVAAGLVAKKAAALGLHTKAWVKTSLAPGSKVVTDYLTVSGLLPHLEALRFNVVGYGCTTCIGNSGPLPPEVSQYIQADRLVVTSVLSGNRNFEGRVHAEVRANYLASPPLVVAYALAGRIDINWEKEPVGTGSDGKPVYLKDIWPTHKEVADVVHSSINRQQFETIYGQVFEGDSNWQALTVPEGDLYSWDPTSTYIANPPYFEGMTKTPPPVNDIVGARVLALLGDSITTDHISPAGNIKKDSPAGEFLLGNGVSQKDFNQYGARRGNHHVMMRGTFANVRLKNQLVPGTEGGVTRYLPDNQETSIYDASMKYQQSGIPLVVLAGKEYGSGSSRDWAAKGARLLGIRAVIAQSYERIHRSNLVGMGVLPLQFQAGDSAESLGLTGEETFQITGVAEKLDAVGQGKVLITVKANDKSFDVLLRVDTPQEVLYYKHGGILQYVLRQLA; encoded by the coding sequence ATGTCGAACAGTTTCGGGACACAGTCTACCCTTATGGTGGACGGCAAATCGTACACCATTTATCGGTTGGCAGAAATTGAGAATCGCTTCCCACAGGCGAAGAAATTGCCATACTCATTAAAAATTCTGCTCGAAAATCTGTTACGCACGGAAAATGGCCTGTCGGTGATGGCGGGAGACATTGAGGCACTGTGCAATTGGGACCCCAAAGCGGAACCGGATAAGGAAATCGCCTTCAGCCCTGCCCGCGTGCTGCTGCAGGATTTCACCGGTGTGCCTGCCATTGTCGATCTGGCGGCGATGCGGGACGCGATGAAAAATCTGGGCGGCGATCCCGCCAAAATTAACCCACTGATTCCGTGCGAGCTGGTAATTGACCACTCAGTTCAGGTGGACGATTTTGGCACAAATACATCGTTTGAGAATAACACCCGCCTCGAATATGAACGAAATCAGGAGCGGTATACCTTCCTGCGGTGGGGGCAGAATGCCTTCAATAACTTCAAGGTGGTGCCACCGGAAACGGGGATTGTGCACCAGGTGAACCTGGAATATCTCGCCCGCGTTGCATTCGTTGATGGCGGAACCACCCCCAAAGTGTACCCCGATACGCTGGTGGGCACCGATTCCCACACTACGATGATCAATGGCGTGGGTGTCCTGGGCTGGGGTGTTGGTGGGATTGAAGCCGAGGCAGCGATGCTGGGGCAGCCAGTCACCATGCTGATCCCACAAGTGGTTGGCTTTAAGCTGATTGGCAAACTCAAAGAGGGTGCCACCGCCACTGACCTGGTGCTCACCGTGACGCAAATGCTTCGTGCGAAAGGAGTTGTGGGCAAATTCGTCGAATTCTTCGGTGCCGGCCTCAGCCAGTTACCACTCGCCGATCGGGCAACCATCGCTAACATGGCACCGGAATATGGTGCCACGTGCGGCATTTTCCCTGTCGATGAAGAAACGCTGCGTTACCTCCATACCACTGGACGGCCTGAAGGTTTGCTGAAACTGGTGGAAGCCTACTACCGCGAACAGGGCCTGTTCCACACTCCAGACAGCCCGGAAGCAACGTATTCGGACGTACTGGAACTGGATCTGGCCACCGTAGTACCCAGTCTGGCGGGCCCCGCTCGTCCACAGGACCGCGTCGCACTGACAGCGGTGCCGGAATCATTTTCCAAAGCACTGCCCAAGTTGAAAGAAGCCGCCATGGCTGCCAAGCCCACGCTGGCAATGGCCGATAACGGCCCCACCACCCAAGTTCATATTGCCCCAGGGAATCTGAAAGATGGCTCCGTGGTAATTGCAGCAATCACCAGTTGCACCAACACTTCTAACCCGTATGTGATGGTCGCCGCCGGCCTGGTGGCGAAAAAAGCCGCTGCACTTGGCCTGCACACCAAAGCGTGGGTAAAAACATCACTGGCACCCGGTTCGAAGGTGGTTACCGACTACCTGACCGTTTCCGGCTTACTGCCCCACCTGGAAGCGTTGCGATTCAACGTGGTGGGCTATGGCTGCACCACCTGCATTGGCAACAGCGGCCCACTGCCACCGGAAGTGTCGCAGTATATTCAGGCAGATCGCCTGGTGGTCACCTCTGTGCTGTCGGGCAACCGGAACTTTGAAGGCCGCGTCCATGCAGAAGTGCGGGCGAATTACCTGGCCTCCCCACCGCTCGTGGTGGCATACGCTTTAGCTGGCCGGATTGACATTAATTGGGAAAAGGAACCAGTGGGCACTGGTTCTGATGGGAAGCCTGTTTATCTGAAGGATATCTGGCCTACCCACAAAGAAGTGGCGGATGTGGTGCACTCCAGCATTAACCGCCAGCAGTTTGAAACGATTTATGGTCAGGTATTTGAAGGGGACAGCAATTGGCAGGCACTCACCGTGCCAGAAGGTGACCTGTATTCGTGGGATCCCACTTCAACTTACATTGCCAACCCACCTTACTTTGAAGGGATGACCAAAACACCCCCACCTGTGAACGATATTGTGGGGGCACGGGTGCTGGCATTGCTGGGCGATTCGATTACCACTGACCACATTTCACCCGCAGGGAATATCAAAAAGGACAGCCCCGCTGGGGAGTTTCTGCTGGGCAATGGCGTCAGCCAGAAAGATTTCAACCAGTATGGTGCCCGCCGTGGGAACCACCACGTGATGATGCGTGGCACCTTTGCCAATGTGCGGCTGAAAAACCAACTGGTACCTGGTACAGAAGGGGGTGTGACCCGCTATCTGCCCGACAATCAGGAAACCAGCATCTACGATGCCTCCATGAAATACCAGCAGTCGGGCATCCCACTGGTAGTGCTGGCAGGGAAAGAGTACGGCTCCGGTTCTTCACGGGACTGGGCTGCCAAGGGTGCCCGCCTGTTGGGTATCCGTGCGGTGATTGCCCAAAGCTATGAACGTATCCACCGTTCAAACCTGGTGGGGATGGGTGTTCTCCCACTGCAGTTCCAGGCGGGCGACAGTGCAGAAAGCCTGGGACTGACTGGTGAAGAAACCTTCCAGATTACCGGCGTGGCAGAAAAACTGGACGCTGTTGGCCAGGGGAAGGTACTGATTACCGTGAAAGCAAACGACAAATCGTTTGACGTGTTATTACGCGTTGATACCCCACAGGAAGTGCTGTATTACAAGCACGGCGGCATTCTGCAGTACGTCCTGCGTCAACTGGCCTAG
- a CDS encoding SDR family oxidoreductase: protein MAVLIIGCGYLGFQVAKQLIAQGQEVHAVTRTRGAELAAAGIQPNVGDITGKISLNAYDAVIYAVARDRASGISMRELYYDGLNNVLDQLPPPARFLYVGSTSVYGQTDGSWVNEDSETEPLEENGRLMLECERLLISRLPHANVVRFAGIYGPGRILRRAELLAGHPLVGNADKWLNLIHRDDGAAALLAILQQAPAGRHYLVADNHPVSRRDFYIAAAEVLGAPPAKFEDGPETARHGGHRRISSARLQSETTWVPKFPSFRQGLPDSVSSV from the coding sequence ATGGCAGTATTGATCATTGGGTGCGGCTATCTCGGCTTTCAGGTTGCGAAACAACTGATCGCACAAGGTCAGGAAGTTCACGCGGTCACTCGCACCCGTGGGGCAGAACTTGCTGCTGCCGGCATTCAACCGAATGTGGGCGATATCACTGGAAAAATATCGCTAAATGCTTACGATGCAGTGATTTACGCAGTTGCCCGTGACCGTGCCAGTGGAATCTCGATGCGAGAACTGTATTACGATGGTTTGAATAATGTGCTGGACCAGCTTCCCCCACCTGCACGTTTTCTGTACGTGGGCAGCACCAGTGTCTACGGTCAGACCGATGGTTCGTGGGTCAATGAGGATTCAGAAACCGAACCACTGGAAGAAAATGGCCGGCTGATGCTGGAATGTGAGAGACTTCTCATTTCCAGATTGCCCCACGCCAACGTGGTGCGTTTTGCAGGAATTTATGGTCCGGGCAGAATTTTGAGGAGAGCAGAACTGCTGGCAGGTCATCCACTGGTGGGTAATGCAGACAAGTGGCTTAATCTAATTCACCGCGACGATGGTGCGGCGGCACTGCTGGCAATATTGCAGCAGGCACCTGCGGGTCGCCATTATCTCGTAGCAGATAATCATCCCGTCAGTCGCAGAGATTTTTACATTGCCGCTGCAGAGGTACTGGGTGCCCCACCTGCGAAATTTGAGGATGGGCCTGAAACGGCACGCCATGGTGGACATCGACGAATCTCCAGTGCCCGCCTGCAATCGGAAACAACATGGGTACCGAAGTTTCCAAGTTTTCGCCAAGGGTTACCAGATTCGGTTTCATCTGTATGA
- a CDS encoding ABC transporter permease, which produces MKWLIAIGDGTHFAGQSAWAALSQLAAPRETIRQLYQILIGSLLLGTIAGIALGAVVWMHTYGVLQRSGTQDYLPTVLAAAVLLELAPIGAGLIIAARTGASLGAELGAMKLGEQLDALQLLGLSPMQVLVGPRVLACMVALPLLHIFIAALALISGYFAENVVSSTTWLRYQTACFQELRLNEVVLAAMKTIVFGFLIAVASCRAGMLAQGGTEGVGKAATQAVVASSLLVLAGDVLLVALIQLIT; this is translated from the coding sequence ATGAAATGGCTGATTGCAATTGGTGATGGGACGCACTTTGCCGGTCAGTCTGCCTGGGCGGCATTGTCGCAACTGGCTGCCCCACGTGAAACGATTCGGCAACTGTACCAGATCCTGATTGGGTCCCTGTTATTGGGCACCATCGCAGGAATTGCTCTGGGTGCGGTGGTCTGGATGCATACCTACGGGGTGCTGCAGCGCTCCGGTACGCAGGACTATCTTCCGACAGTGCTGGCGGCTGCGGTATTACTGGAACTGGCACCCATTGGTGCGGGGCTGATTATTGCCGCACGCACTGGGGCGAGCCTGGGGGCCGAGCTGGGTGCAATGAAGCTGGGCGAACAACTGGACGCGTTGCAACTGTTAGGCCTATCCCCCATGCAGGTTCTGGTTGGCCCACGGGTGTTGGCGTGCATGGTAGCGTTGCCGTTGTTACATATTTTCATTGCCGCACTGGCACTGATCAGTGGCTATTTTGCAGAAAATGTGGTTTCATCCACCACCTGGCTTCGGTATCAGACTGCCTGTTTTCAGGAACTTCGCCTCAATGAGGTGGTGCTGGCTGCGATGAAAACAATTGTGTTTGGTTTTCTGATTGCTGTCGCCAGTTGTCGGGCGGGCATGCTTGCCCAGGGTGGGACGGAAGGTGTCGGCAAAGCGGCAACCCAGGCAGTAGTGGCATCCAGCTTACTGGTATTGGCTGGCGATGTTCTGTTGGTGGCACTGATTCAACTTATTACATAG
- a CDS encoding methyltransferase domain-containing protein: protein MLQRILEPEVMDTHEEAHGYDAMDHREVNERFVADFLALWDGGSPILDLGTGTAQIPIEFCRQSPLGKVIAVDASQQMLLLGQQNVNNAGFTQRIELVFQDAKQLSYPDQSFAAIMSNSIIHHIPNPDTVVREIARLIQPGGTILVRDLLRPTTLEERDALVSLYAGSATPHQQQMFAESLHAALTLAEIQEMVVQAGFPASGVSQTTDRHWTWAVAGTGTRT from the coding sequence GTGCTACAGCGAATTCTTGAACCAGAAGTGATGGATACCCACGAAGAGGCACATGGCTACGATGCCATGGACCATCGTGAAGTCAACGAACGCTTTGTGGCCGATTTCCTTGCTCTGTGGGATGGTGGTAGTCCGATTCTAGATCTGGGCACAGGCACTGCTCAGATACCAATCGAATTCTGTCGACAGTCACCTCTGGGTAAGGTGATTGCAGTGGATGCCAGCCAGCAAATGCTGTTATTAGGACAGCAGAACGTGAACAACGCGGGATTCACGCAACGGATTGAACTGGTATTTCAGGATGCGAAGCAGCTTTCGTACCCTGACCAATCGTTCGCGGCAATTATGTCGAACAGTATCATCCACCATATTCCGAATCCAGACACCGTCGTGCGTGAAATCGCACGACTGATCCAGCCAGGTGGCACCATACTGGTGCGGGATCTTCTTCGGCCAACCACGCTGGAAGAACGGGACGCATTGGTCTCACTCTATGCGGGAAGTGCCACCCCCCACCAGCAACAGATGTTTGCAGAATCGTTGCATGCCGCTCTGACGCTGGCCGAAATCCAGGAGATGGTTGTGCAGGCAGGCTTTCCCGCCAGTGGTGTTTCCCAGACCACTGATCGGCACTGGACCTGGGCTGTCGCTGGCACAGGAACTCGCACATGA
- a CDS encoding ATP-dependent Clp protease adaptor ClpS codes for MVHQLDLATPLLDPETVTRTIPPYHLILLNDDHHTMEFVVMVLQKIMGFTLIKSFEHTLQAHQEGQSIIWTGSKEVAELKAEQIATVREQKGSRDIGPVDVVIEPAS; via the coding sequence ATGGTACATCAACTGGATTTAGCCACCCCTTTACTGGACCCGGAAACAGTTACCAGAACGATCCCACCATACCACCTGATTCTGCTGAACGATGACCATCACACAATGGAATTTGTGGTGATGGTGCTGCAGAAAATCATGGGCTTCACGTTAATCAAAAGTTTTGAGCATACCCTGCAGGCCCACCAGGAAGGTCAGTCAATTATCTGGACAGGCAGCAAAGAAGTAGCAGAACTGAAAGCAGAGCAGATTGCCACGGTGCGGGAACAAAAAGGCTCCCGCGATATCGGTCCGGTGGATGTGGTGATCGAACCAGCAAGCTGA
- a CDS encoding DegT/DnrJ/EryC1/StrS family aminotransferase: protein MNTSVPLLDLTAQYQKIRDEVLAAMMPIIESQYFINGPAVGAFESDLSAYCQCSYSIGVTSGSDALLMALMALNIGPGDEVITTPYSFFATAGSIARLGATPVFVDIHLDTYNIAPELIEASITKNTKAIIPVHLFGQCADMPAIMEIANRHQIPVIEDAAQAIGSDIGGTRAGNFGLMSCFSFFPSKNLGAFGDAGAVTTNEATVADKLRLLRMHGSHPKYYHKIVGGNFRIDTLQAAVLQVKLKYLDDWTVGRQKNAHFYTEAIKNDPVLSRWVTPPTAQENYRHIFNQYVIRTDLRDDLRAFLQEAKIGTEIYYPVPLHLQECFAYVGHHVGDFPASEQAATTSLALPIYPELTQTQLDYVVTTLRTFFSSK, encoded by the coding sequence ATGAATACCTCTGTTCCACTGTTGGATTTAACCGCACAATACCAGAAAATCCGCGATGAAGTGCTGGCGGCAATGATGCCGATTATTGAATCGCAGTATTTTATCAACGGTCCCGCCGTGGGGGCATTTGAATCAGACTTAAGTGCCTACTGCCAATGCAGTTACTCAATCGGCGTCACTTCCGGTTCTGATGCACTGTTGATGGCACTGATGGCATTGAATATCGGCCCAGGTGATGAGGTAATCACCACGCCTTATTCCTTTTTTGCCACTGCTGGCTCCATCGCCCGCCTGGGGGCAACGCCAGTGTTTGTGGATATCCATCTGGATACCTACAACATTGCACCAGAGTTGATCGAAGCAAGTATTACGAAAAATACCAAGGCGATTATTCCGGTGCACCTGTTTGGCCAGTGTGCGGACATGCCCGCCATCATGGAAATTGCAAATAGGCACCAGATTCCAGTGATTGAAGATGCTGCCCAGGCAATTGGCTCCGATATTGGTGGCACACGTGCTGGCAACTTTGGCTTAATGAGTTGTTTCTCATTTTTCCCGTCCAAGAACCTGGGGGCGTTCGGCGATGCCGGAGCCGTCACCACAAACGAAGCTACAGTGGCGGATAAATTGCGTCTGTTGCGGATGCACGGTTCCCACCCGAAGTATTACCACAAAATCGTCGGTGGCAATTTCCGCATTGATACCTTGCAGGCTGCGGTGCTGCAGGTGAAGTTGAAATATTTAGACGATTGGACAGTTGGGCGTCAGAAAAATGCCCATTTCTATACAGAAGCGATCAAAAATGACCCAGTGTTATCACGCTGGGTAACACCACCAACGGCACAAGAAAACTACCGTCATATCTTTAATCAGTACGTGATTCGCACCGACCTGCGAGACGATCTAAGGGCATTTTTGCAGGAGGCAAAGATTGGCACGGAAATCTACTACCCCGTCCCACTGCACCTGCAGGAATGTTTTGCCTATGTTGGCCACCATGTGGGCGATTTTCCCGCAAGCGAACAGGCAGCAACAACGTCGCTGGCACTGCCAATTTATCCCGAATTGACGCAAACCCAGTTGGATTATGTAGTTACGACGCTGAGGACATTTTTCAGCAGCAAATAG
- a CDS encoding c-type cytochrome — MESYPSHMRYDQRKDLLVIRVPEKAPTELPPSGKLEEGIANVVQFGGVVLDPKQVPAPDQELLTDFLEKTFGIPAAPAIVGDAQAEQAATKLQLSPQELLLGASLYRRRCQDCHGMNGDGRGPTGPWIHPHPRDYRQGVFKFVTTPGVSARKARHADLVRTLTYGLPGTSMPSFGLLPEAELSQIAHYVVYLSIRGRVEFQIIREILENPHEFDWESRPKEILNRQLSEWVGAEESVPVQITAYEVSTPQHQESVRRGYELFTKPNGAGCISCHAQFGQDGKWQFDVWGTLVRPGNLIEARRKGGKSVQDHYHRVTGGIGPSNMPALVGKSDQMAIDLAHFTASLPYPDQLPPDIRAIVYPDGK, encoded by the coding sequence GTGGAATCCTACCCCAGCCACATGCGGTACGACCAGCGAAAAGACCTTCTGGTGATTCGCGTGCCGGAAAAGGCACCCACCGAATTGCCACCTTCCGGGAAACTGGAAGAAGGAATCGCTAACGTGGTGCAATTTGGTGGAGTGGTGCTCGATCCGAAGCAAGTTCCCGCACCTGATCAGGAATTATTGACCGATTTTCTGGAAAAAACCTTTGGCATACCGGCCGCACCAGCGATTGTGGGCGATGCTCAGGCGGAACAGGCAGCTACGAAGCTCCAACTGAGCCCACAGGAATTGCTACTTGGTGCCAGCCTTTACCGACGGCGGTGCCAGGATTGCCATGGGATGAACGGAGATGGACGTGGGCCAACAGGTCCTTGGATTCACCCGCACCCCAGAGATTATCGTCAGGGTGTGTTCAAATTTGTCACCACGCCCGGTGTCAGTGCCCGCAAGGCCCGCCACGCTGATCTGGTGCGTACGCTTACCTACGGCCTGCCAGGCACTTCCATGCCCAGCTTCGGATTGCTTCCGGAAGCGGAATTGTCGCAAATTGCCCACTATGTGGTCTATCTCAGCATTCGTGGGCGGGTAGAGTTCCAAATTATCCGTGAAATATTAGAAAATCCTCACGAATTCGATTGGGAAAGTCGTCCGAAAGAGATTCTCAACCGTCAACTGTCGGAATGGGTGGGGGCGGAAGAATCGGTTCCCGTGCAAATCACCGCTTACGAAGTCAGCACCCCGCAGCACCAGGAAAGTGTCCGACGTGGCTATGAATTGTTCACCAAACCAAACGGTGCGGGTTGTATTTCATGTCATGCACAGTTTGGGCAGGATGGGAAATGGCAATTTGATGTCTGGGGCACGTTGGTGCGTCCCGGTAACCTGATTGAAGCCCGCCGGAAAGGTGGCAAATCGGTACAGGATCATTACCATCGTGTTACCGGTGGTATCGGGCCATCCAACATGCCGGCACTGGTGGGGAAATCAGACCAGATGGCAATTGATCTGGCCCATTTTACCGCATCGCTGCCCTATCCCGATCAGCTTCCGCCTGATATCCGGGCGATTGTTTACCCGGACGGTAAGTAA
- a CDS encoding cytochrome C oxidase subunit IV family protein: MADHHSDHHAEDNPAAHVDNVPNLLVIYVCLIAGCIATIGVSMAGLGDQSIYIHMAISTVQAVLVLYYFMHLKRSDSLTWLTIGSAFFFMLILFALPLSDFLTRKWGAL; encoded by the coding sequence ATGGCTGATCATCATTCTGATCATCATGCGGAAGATAATCCCGCAGCACATGTGGACAATGTGCCGAACTTACTTGTGATTTACGTCTGCCTGATTGCTGGCTGCATTGCCACAATTGGCGTATCAATGGCCGGACTGGGCGATCAATCGATCTACATCCATATGGCTATTTCCACCGTTCAGGCAGTGCTGGTGCTGTACTACTTCATGCACTTGAAGCGGTCCGATTCGCTGACCTGGCTGACCATTGGTTCGGCGTTTTTCTTCATGCTGATTCTGTTTGCACTCCCACTTTCAGACTTCCTTACCCGAAAATGGGGTGCTCTGTAA
- a CDS encoding cytochrome c oxidase subunit 3, with the protein MSASHGALKHHFEDIEQQRGVERLGMWMFLTTEILFFGGAFLAYTVYRLQYSADFAHASSLLNVLIAGINTVLLITSSLTMTLAIRNAQLGERSKLIRNLLITAILGTAFMCFKAYEYYIDWEEHLIPWSDKFSQAHLPEGANPEKIKLFFCFYYGLTAIHGIHLIIGIGCVLYLVGRVYNGTMTPSYYAHVEVVSLYWHLVDAIWLFLMPLLYLAGPHSLKGLHF; encoded by the coding sequence ATGTCCGCTAGTCATGGTGCATTGAAACACCACTTTGAGGATATCGAACAGCAACGAGGCGTCGAACGCCTTGGTATGTGGATGTTCCTTACCACAGAAATTCTGTTCTTCGGTGGGGCGTTTCTTGCATATACCGTTTATCGGTTGCAATACTCTGCCGATTTTGCCCACGCCAGTAGCCTGCTGAACGTGCTGATTGCCGGCATCAACACCGTTCTGCTGATTACCAGCAGTCTGACAATGACACTGGCAATTCGCAATGCTCAACTTGGTGAACGTAGTAAGCTGATCCGCAATCTGCTGATTACGGCAATCCTGGGTACAGCGTTCATGTGCTTCAAGGCTTACGAATACTACATCGACTGGGAAGAACATCTGATCCCCTGGTCCGATAAGTTTTCGCAGGCCCACCTGCCAGAAGGTGCGAATCCAGAAAAAATCAAACTGTTTTTCTGTTTCTATTATGGTCTCACCGCCATTCACGGGATTCACTTAATCATTGGCATTGGGTGTGTTCTGTATCTGGTGGGGCGGGTCTACAATGGCACCATGACACCTTCCTACTATGCTCACGTGGAAGTGGTCAGCCTTTACTGGCACTTGGTGGATGCGATCTGGCTGTTCCTGATGCCGTTGTTGTATCTCGCTGGTCCGCATAGTCTCAAAGGCTTGCATTTTTAA